From Triticum aestivum cultivar Chinese Spring chromosome 4A, IWGSC CS RefSeq v2.1, whole genome shotgun sequence, a single genomic window includes:
- the LOC123087803 gene encoding acetyl-CoA carboxylase 1, translating into MAGSDQISEFCRALGGDTPIRSVLVANNGMAAVKFMRSIRAWASETFGTEKAILLVAMATPEDLRANAEHVRIADQFLEVPGGTNNNNYANVQLIVEIAERTRVSAVWPGWGHASEDPELPDALKEKGIIFLGPPSAAMAALGDKIGSSLIAQAAGVPTLPWSGSHVKVPQETSCHSIPEEIYKKACVSTTEEAVASCQVVGYPAMIKASWGGGGKGIRKVHNDDEVRALFKQVQGEVPGSPIFVMKVASQSRHLEVQLLCDKHGNVAALHSRDCSVQRRHQKIIEEGPITVAPPEKVRELEQAARRLAKCVQYQGAATVEYLYSMETGEYYFLELNPRLQVEHPVTEWIAGVNLPASQVAVGMGIPLYNIPEIRRFYGLEHGGGYHSWKEISAVAAKFDLDKAQSVRPTGHCVAVRVTSEDPDDGFKPTGGRVEELNFKSKPNAWAYFSVKSGGAIHEFSDSQFGHVFAFGESRSLAIANMVLGLKEIQIRGEIRTNVDYTVDLLNAAEYRENKIHTGWLDSRIAMRVRAERPPWYLSVVAGALYEASSRSSSVVTDYVGYLSKGQIPPRHISLVNLTVTLNIEGIKYTVKTVRGGPGSYKLRINESEIEAEMHSLRDGGLLMQLDGNSHVIYAETEGAGTRLLINGRTCLLQKEHDPSKLLADTPCKLLRFLVADGSHVVSDTPYAEVEVMKMCMPLLLPASGVIHFVMPEGQAMQASDLIARLDLDDPSSVRKAEPFHGTFPKLGPSAAISGKVHQKFAASVNSAHMILAGYEHNISHVVQYLLNCLDSPELPFLRWQELMSVLATRLPKDLRNELDGVYKEYELNADFRKGQDFPAKLLREVIEANLAHCSEKDRITSERLIEPLMSLVKSYEGGRESHACVVVKSLFEEYLSVEELFSDDIQSDVIERLRLQHAKDLEKVVYIVFSHQGVKNKNELILQLMDGLVYANPSAYRDQLIRFSALNHTAYSGLALKASQLLEQTKLSELRTSIARSLSELEMFTEEGEQVSTPRRKMAINERMEDLVCAPHAVEDALVALFDHSDPTLQRRVVETYIRRLYQHYLVRGSVRIQWHRSGLIALWEFSEEHIGQSAALLKQQVQDPRGRRWGVMVVIKSLQCLSTAIEAALKETSHYRAGAGSVSNGNPINSNRGNILHIALVGISNQMGTLQDSGDEDQAQERINKLSKILKDTTITSHLNGAGVRVVSCIIQRDEGRPPMRHSFQWSFDKLYYEEDPMLRHVEPPLSTFLELDKVHLEGYSDAKYTPSRDRQWHIYTLVKNNKDPRSNDQRMFLRTIVRQPSMTNGFSFGHIDNEVCRAQASSSFISNSILRSLMAALEEIELHAHNEAVRSAHSHMYMCILREQRLFDLIPVSTRMDEVGQDEETACTLLKHMAMSIHEHVGVRMHRLSVCQWEVKLWLDCDGQASGAWRVVVTIVTGHSCTVDIYREVEDSNTHELFYRSATPAAGPLHGIPLHEPYKPLDALDQKRNTARKNETTYCYDFPLVFEKALKESWKSGISHVAEANGHNQRYAQVTELMFADSTGSWGTPLVPVERPPGMNDIGTVAWNMKLSTPEFPDGREIIVVANDVTFKAGSFGPREDAFFDAVTNLACERKIPLIYLAATSGARLGVAEEIKACFHVGWSDDESPERGFQYIYLMEQDYSRLRSSVIAHELKLESGETRWVVDTIVGKEDGLGCENLHGSGAIASAYSNAYRETFTLTFVTGKAVGIGAYLARIGLRCIQRLDQPIILTGFAPLNKLLGREVYTSQLQLGGPKIMAANGVAHLTVSDDLEGVSAILKWLSYVPAYVGGPLPILTPLDPPERPVTYLPENSCDARAAICGIQDTQGGKWLGGMFDRESFVETLGGWAKTVITGRAKLGGVPVGVIAVETETMMQVTPADPGQLDSAERVVPQAGQVWFPDSAAKTAQALLDFNHEELPLFILANWRGFSGGQRDLFEGILQAGSMIVENLRTYKQPAFVYIPKAGELRGGAWVVVDSKVNPEHIEMYAERSAKGNVLEPKALIEIKFKPNEVEESMLRLDPQLVRLNASLLKEIKIGTSETEAIRIRSMMTARMKQLMPIYTQVATRFAELHDTTSRMVAKGVIRKVVDWEESRAFFYRRLRRRVAEDSLAKQVREAAGEQMMPTYGSALECIKEWYMASQGQGDGEKWDDDEAFFAWKDDCSNYDKHLEEMKAERVSRLLSQLAESSDVKALPNGLSLLLGKMNPSKREQVINGLRQLLG; encoded by the exons ATGGCGGGGTCCGACCAGATCAGCGAATTCTGCAGGGCGCTTGGGGGCGACACGCCGATCCGCAGCGTGCTGGTCGCCAACAATGGGATGGCGGCCGTCAAGTTCATGCGCAGCATCCGCGCCTGGGCCTCCGAGACCTTTGGCACCGAGAAGGCCATCCTTCTGGTGGCCATGGCGACCCCAGAGGACCTCCGGGCCAATGCGGAGCATGTAAGGATCGCTGACCAGTTCTTGGAGGTCCCTGGTGGAACCAATAACAACAACTATGCAAATGTGCAGCTCATTGTCGAG ATAGCAGAGAGGACCCGGGTTTCTGCAGTTTGGCCAGGCTGGGGTCATGCCTCTGAGGACCCAGAGCTTCCAGATGCGCTCAAGGAAAAGGGGATCATTTTTCTTGGGCCACCGTCGGCCGCCATGGCGGCACTAGGTGATAAGATCGGTTCCTCTCTTATTGCACAAGCAGCAGGAGTTCCAACTCTTCCATGGAGTGGGTCACAT GTGAAAGTTCCGCAAGAAACCAGCTGCCACTCTATACCTGAGGAGATCTATAAGAAGGCTTGTGTGTCAACCACAGAGGAAGCAGTCGCAAGTTGTCAAGTGGTGGGGTATCCTGCAATGATCAAGGCATCGTGGGGCGGTGGTGGTAAAGGAATAAGGAAGGTGCACAATGACGATGAGGTGAGAGCCTTGTTTAAGCAGGTGCAAGGAGAAGTCCCTGGATCGCCTATATTTGTTATGAAGGTGGCCTCTCAGAGCCGGCATCTAGAGGTCCAGTTGCTCTGTGACAAGCACGGCAACGTAGCAGCGCTGCACAGTCGGGACTGTAGTGTTCAGAGAAGGCACCAAAAGATTATCGAAGAGGGACCAATCACTGTTGCTCCTCCAGAGAAGGTTAGAGAGCTTGAGCAGGCAGCAAGGCGGCTCGCTAAATGTGTGCAATATCAGGGTGCTGCCACGGTGGAATATCTGTACAGCATGGAAACGGGTGAATACTATTTCCTGGAGCTTAATCCAAGATTGCAGGTAGAACACCCTGTGACCGAATGGATTGCTGGAGTGAACCTACCTGCATCTCAAGTTGCGGTAGGAATGGGCATACCCCTCTACAACATTCCAGAGATCAGACGCTTTTATGGACTGGAACATGGAGGTGGCTATCACAGCTGGAAGGAAATATCAGCTGTTGCGGCTAAATTTGACTTGGACAAAGCACAGTCTGTAAGGCCAACGGGTCACTGTGTAGCAGTTCGAGTTACTAGCGAGGATCCAGATGACGGGTTTAAGCCTACTGGTGGAAGAGTGGAGGAGCTAAACTTTAAAAGTAAACCCAATGCTTGGGCCTATTTCTCAGTTAAGTCTGGCGGAGCAATTCATGAGTTTTCTGATTCTCAGTTTGGTCATGTTTTTGCTTTTGGGGAATCCAGGTCGTTGGCAATAGCCAATATGGTACTTGGGTTAAAAGAGATCCAGATTCGTGGAGAGATACGCACCAATGTTGATTACACGGTCGATCTCTTGAATGCCGCAGAATACCGAGAAAATAAGATCCACACTGGTTGGCTAGACAGCAGAATAGCTATGCGTGTCAGAGCAGAGAGGCCACCATGGTACCTTTCAGTTGTTGCTGGAGCTCTATATGAAGCATCAAGCAGGAGCTCAAGTGTTGTAACCGATTATGTCGGTTATCTCAGTAAAGGTCAAATACCACCAAGGCACATCTCTCTTGTCAATTTGACTGTAACACTAAATATAGAGGGGATCAAATATACAGTTAAGACAGTAAGAGGTGGACCTGGTAGCTACAAATTAAGAATCAATGAATCAGAGATTGAAGCAGAGATGCACTCGTTGCGTGATGGTGGGCTCTTAATGCAGTTGGATGGAAACAGTCATGTAATTTACGCAGAGACAGAGGGTGCTGGTACACGCCTTCTAATCAATGGTAGAACCTGCTTATTACAGAAAGAGCATGATCCTTCCAAGCTGTTGGCTGATACACCGTGCAAACTTCTTCGGTTTTTGGTCGCCGATGGTTCTCATGTGGTTTCTGATACACCATATGCTGAGGTGGAGGTCATGAAGATGTGCATGCCACTGTTACTACCGGCCTCTGGTGTCATTCACTTTGTCATGCCTGAGGGTCAGGCCATGCAGGCGAGTGACCTGATAGCAAGGTTGGATCTTGATGACCCATCTTCTGTGAGGAAAGCTGAACCATTTCATGGCACCTTCCCAAAGCTTGGACCTTCTGCTGCTATTTCTGGCAAAGTTCACCAAAAGTTTGCTGCAAGTGTGAATTCTGCGCACATGATCCTTGCAGGATATGAACATAATATCAGTCATGTTGTACAATATTTGCTAAACTGCCTAGACAGCCCTGAGCTCCCTTTTCTTCGGTGGCAAGAACTCATGTCCGTTTTGGCAACACGACTCCCAAAAGATCTTAGGAATGAGTTGGATGGTGTGTACAAGGAGTATGAGTTGAATGCTGACTTCCGGAAGGGCCAGGATTTCCCTGCCAAGTTGTTAAGGGAAGTCATTGAGGCAAATCTTGCACACTGTTCTGAGAAAGATAGGATTACCAGTGAGAGGCTTATAGAGCCACTTATGAGCCTGGTCAAGTCATATGAGGGTGGAAGAGAAAGCCATGCTTGCGTTGTTGTCAAGTCTCTCTTTGAGGAGTATTTATCTGTTGAAGAACTGTTCAGTGATGACATTCAGTCTGATGTGATAGAACGTCTACGACTTCAACATGCAAAAGACCTTGAGAAGGTTGTCTATATTGTGTTCTCCCATCAGGGTGTGAAAAATAAAAATGAGTTGATACTACAGCTTATGGACGGATTGGTCTACGCAAATCCATCTGCTTACAGGGACCAGTTGATTCGCTTTTCTGCTCTGAACCATACAGCATACTCTGGGCTGGCACTTAAAGCAAGCCAACTTCTTGAGCAAACTAAATTGAGTGAACTCCGCACAAGCATAGCAAGAAGCCTTTCAGAGCTGGAGATGTTTACTGAGGAAGGAGAGCAGGTTTCTACACCTAGGAGGAAGATGGCCATCAATGAAAGGATGGAAGATTTAGTGTGTGCCCCACATGCAGTTGAAGACGCCCTTGTGGCTTTGTTTGATCACAGTGATCCTACTCTTCAGCGGAGAGTAGTCGAGACATACATACGAAGATTGTATCAGCATTACCTTGTAAGGGGTAGTGTCCGGATACAATGGCACAGGTCTGGCCTAATTGCATTATGGGAATTCTCTGAAGAGCATATTGGGCAGTCTGCAGCACTTCTAAAGCAACAAGTGCAGGATCCCAGGGGCAGGCGATGGGGTGTAATGGTTGTAATCAAGTCTCTTCAGTGTCTGTCAACTGCGATTGAAGCTGCATTAAAGGAGACTTCACATTACAGAGCAGGTGCTGGAAGTGTCTCAAATGGTAATCCTATAAATTCTAACCGTGGCAATATTCTGCACATTGCTTTGGTTGGTATCAGCAATCAGATGGGCACTCTTCAAGACAGTGGTGATGAGGATCAAGCTCAAGAAAGGATTAACAAACTTTCCAAGATTCTGAAGGATACGACTATAACATCACATCTCAATGGTGCTGGTGTTAGGGTTGTCAGCTGCATTATCCAAAGAGATGAAGGGCGTCCGCCAATGCGCCACTCCTTCCAATGGTCATTTGACAAGCTATATTATGAGGAGGACCCGATGCTCCGTCATGTGGAACCTCCTTTGTCCACATTTCTTGAATTGGACAAAGTGCATCTAGAAGGTTACAGTGACGCAAAATACACCCCATCTCGTGATCGCCAGTGGCACATCTACACACTGGTAAAGAACAATAAAGATCCGAGATCAAATGACCAAAGGATGTTTCTTCGTACCATAGTCAGACAGCCAAGTATGACCAATGGTTTTTCGTTTGGACATATTGACAATGAGGTATGCCGTGCTCAAGCCTCATCGTCATTCATATCTAACAGCATACTCAGATCATTGATGGCAGCGCTAGAGGAAATAGAGTTACATGCTCACAATGAGGCTGTGAGGTCAGCACACTCCCATATGTATATGTGCATACTGAGAGAGCAGCGGTTGTTTGATCTAATTCCAGTTTCAACGAGGATGGATGAAGTTGGCCAAGATGAGGAGACAGCATGCACACTTTTGAAGCATATGGCTATGAGTATACATGAACATGTCGGTGTTAGGATGCATCGACTTTCCGTGTGCCAGTGGGAAGTGAAGCTATGGTTAGATTGTGATGGGCAAGCTAGTGGTGCTTGGAGAGTTGTTGTTACCATTGTCACTGGGCATTCCTGCACTGTTGATATTTACCGAGAAGTGGAGGACTCCAATACACATGAGCTTTTCTACCGCTCCGCCACACCCGCAGCTGGTCCTTTGCATGGCATTCCATTGCATGAGCCATACAAACCTTTGGATGCCCTTGACCAGAAACGTAACACTGCTAGGAAAAATGAAACTACATACTGCTATGATTTCCCATTGGTATTTGAAAAAGCATTGAAGGAGTCCTGGAAATCTGGTATTTCACATGTTGCAGAAGCTAACGGGCACAATCAGCGGTATGCTCAAGTGACAGAGCTCATGTTTGCTGATTCAACTGGATCATGGGGTACTCCTTTGGTTCCAGTTGAGCGTCCTCCAGGTATGAATGATATTGGAACTGTTGCTTGGAACATGAAGCTGTCCACACCAGAATTTCCAGACGGCCGGGAGATTATAGTTGTTGCAAATGACGTGACATTTAAAGCTGGTTCTTTTGGTCCTAGAGAAGATGCATTCTTCGATGCTGTTACCAATCTTGCTTGTGAGAGGAAAATTCCTCTAATCTACTTGGCAGCAACTTCTGGTGCTAGGCTCGGTGTAGCAGAGGAAATAAAGGCATGCTTCCATGTGGGATGGTCTGATGATGAGAGTCCTGAACGTGGTTTTCAGTATATTTACCTCATGGAACAAGATTATTCACGCCTAAGATCTTCGGTTATAGCCCATGAGCTAAAGCTGGAAAGTGGAGAAACCAGATGGGTTGTTGATACCATTGTTGGGAAAGAGGATGGACTCGGTTGTGAGAATCTACATGGAAGTGGTGCCATTGCCAGTGCCTACTCTAATGCATACAGAGAGACGTTTACTCTGACATTTGTGACTGGGAAAGCTGTTGGCATTGGGGCTTATCTTGCTCGGATAGGACTGCGGTGTATACAGCGTCTTGATCAACCAATTATTTTAACTGGGTTTGCTCCGCTAAACAAGCTTCTGGGGCGGGAGGTTTATACCTCCCAATTGCAACTGGGTGGCCCCAAAATCATGGCTGCAAATGGAGTTGCCCATCTCACAGTGTCagatgatcttgaaggtgtttctGCTATCTTGAAATGGCTCAGCTACGTACCTGCGTATGTCGGCGGTCCTCTTCCTATTCTGACACCTCTTGATCCACCGGAGAGACCTGTAACATACTTACCAGAGAATTCATGTGATGCCCGTGCGGCCATCTGTGGCATTCAGGACACTCAAGGAGGCAAGTGGTTGGGTGGTATGTTTGACAGAGAAAGCTTTGTGGAAACATTAGGGGGATGGGCGAAAACTGTTATCACCGGAAGGGCAAAGCTGGGTGGGGTTCCAGTCGGTGTCATAGCTGTGGAAACCGAGACAATGATGCAAGTGACCCCCGCTGATCCTGGTCAGCTTGATTCTGCAGAGCGTGTAGTCCCTCAAGCAGGACAGGTGTGGTTCCCAGATTCGGCCGCGAAAACAGCCCAGGCACTGCTGGATTTCAACCATGAAGAGCTCCCATTGTTCATACTTGCTAACTGGAGAGGCTTTTCTGGTGGCCAAAGGGATCTGTTTGAAGGAATCCTTCAGGCCGGTTCCATGATTGTCGAGAATCTGAGGACATATAAGCAGCCTGCCTTTGTGTATATACCAAAGGCTGGAGAGCTGCGTGGAGGCGCATGGGTCGTGGTGGACAGCAAGGTCAATCCTGAGCACATTGAGATGTATGCCGAGAGGAGTGCAAAAGGTAATGTCCTTGAGCCAAAGGCGCTAATTGAGATCAAATTTAAGCCAAATGAAGTCGAAGAGAGCATGTTAAGGCTTGACCCTCAGTTGGTCAGACTCAATGCTAGCCTCCTCAAAGAAATCAAGATAGGCACATCGGAAACGGAGGCCATCAGGATCAGGAGTATGATGACCGCTCGGATGAAGCAGCTGATGCCCATATACACTCAGGTTGCTACCCGGTTTGCTGAACTGCACGACACCACTTCCAGAATGGTCGCCAAAGGTGTGATCAGAAAGGTGGTGGACTGGGAGGAGTCCCGGGCCTTCTTCTACAGGAGGTTGCGAAGGAGGGTTGCTGAGGATTCACTTGCCAAACAAGTTAGAGAAGCCGCTGGTGAGCAGATGATGCCTACTTATGGATCGGCGCTGGAGTGTATCAAGGAATGGTATATGGCTTCTCAAGGACAGGGAGATGGCGAGAAGTGGGACGATGACGAGGCTTTCTTTGCCTGGAAAGACGATTGTAGCAACTATGACAAGCATCTCGAGGAGATGAAAGCTGAACGAGTATCCAGGCTGTTGTCGCAACTTGCTGAAAGCTCAGATGTGAAGGCTTTGCCCAACGGTCTCTCGCTCCTCCTTGGCAAAATGAATCCTTCAAAGAGGGAGCAGGTCATCAATGGCCTCAGGCAGCTTCTTGGTTGA